ATTGCTTGAACGACGTGTTTCCCCATGGAAGCGCATAAACCGTTATGAAGGTCGTGGCAAGGTAGGCAAGGACAGCGAAGGAAAAAACCGGGGCGAGAAGAGCTCCGAGGCCGATGCCTCCGGCCTTCATGGCGGTTATCTCGCTGTCGGCCGATAGCCTGCCGAATGCAAGAAGGACGGCCAGCAGAAATGCCATGGGTATTGAAACGAGAAAGAATGAGGGAAGCATGTAAACAATAAGACGGCAAACGTCGAAGAAGGGCACACCCTTGGCAAAGACCATCTCCGCCAGTTTGAGCAGGCGCCCCATAAGAAGGACAAAGGTGAAAACCGCCATGCCGAGGATGAAGGGAACGGCGGTTTCCTTGAAAATGTAGCGGAACAGAATGCTGGTCATGGAGGGTGGATGATACACGAAGGGATGTGGGATGTAAATACGGGAGGGGGGCCAAGTGTAGTTTGTTCTTGTATAAGGCGGAACTCTTGTGATATATGAACTCGGTTTCTATTTCGCACGCTTTCTGTCCGGCCGGTGGTGCCCGCAATTGTTGCGGGTTCCGGTTGCAGGGGAAGCGGAGGCACAACCAAAAGGAGATTGAGTATGTCGAACGTAACAATGAAGGAGCTTCTGGAGGCCGGGGTACATTTCGGCCACCAGACCAAGAGATGGAATCCGAAGATGAAGCCGTACATTTTCGGAGCGCGGAACGGTATTTATATTATTGACCTCCAGAAAACCGTCCGTCTGTTCAAGAATGCCTACAGCTTCGTTCGCGAGTGCGCCCAGGCCGGTGAGACGATTCTCTTTGTCGGCACCAAGAAGCAGGCTCAGGATGCAATCGGCGAAGAGGCAACACGCTGCGGCATGTTCTATGTGAACCAGCGCTGGCTTGGCGGCATGCTCACCAACTTTGCCACGGTCAAGCAGAGCATCGATCGCCTCAAGCGTCTTGATGCCATGTTCGCCGACGGTTCCGTTGAGGTTTATACCAAGAAGGAAGCTCTCCAGTTGGAGAAAGAGCGCCAGAAGCTTGAGAAGACCCTTGGCGGTATCAAGGGTATGGGCAAGATTCCCGGCGCCCTCTTTGTCGTAGACCCGAAGAACGAGACTATCGCCATCAGTGAAGCCAAGAAGCTGGGCATTCCCGTTGTGGCGGTTGTCGATACCAACTGCGACCCGGATCCGATTGATTACGTCATCCCCGGCAACGACGATGCAATTCGCGCGATCCGCCTCCTGACCTCCAAGATGGCCGATGCGATTCTTGAAGGCGCACAGGCTCGCGATGCCCGTTTGCAGAGCGATGAGGAAGAGGTTGCCGCTGCCGAGGCCGAGCCGGAGCAGACCGAGGCATAAGAGTCCATATCCCCTCGGGGGTGTGAGTCTATACTAAATTTAAAGAACGGGCTGACGCCTGGCGCGTCGTCCCTGTCTGGGAGGATACAGTGGGTATCACAGCTGCACAGGTAAACGAGCTGAGAAAAGCTACCGGAGCAGGACTCATGGACTGCAAGAAGGCCCTGGCCGAGACCGATGGCGATCATGAGAAGGCCATTGACTATCTCCGGAAAAAAGGTCTTGCCGCCGCTTCCAAGAAGGCCGGCCGCGTTGCTTCCGAAGGGATGGTCGGTTCCTACATCCATGCCGGCGGCAAAATCGGGGTCCTTGTCGAAGTTAACTGCGAAACCGATTTCGTTGCGCGCAACGAGAATTTCCAGGTCTTCGTTAAGGATATCGCCATGCACATTGCGGCGGCTGCTCCCCAGTTCGTGCGTCGCGAAGAAGTGTCGGCGGAAATCGTGGAGCGCGAGAAGGAGATCTATCGCGCCAAGGCGAGAGAAACCGGCAAGCCCGAGAACATCATCGAGAAGATTATCGAGGGACAGGTCGGAAAGTTCTATTCCGATATCTGCCTTCTTGAGCAGGCTTATGTGAAGGATCCTGACAAGACTGTTCAGCAGTTCCTCAATGAGGCTATTGCATCCATTGGCGAGAATATTTCAATTCGTCGCTTTGTCCGGTATGCATTGGGCGAGGGACTTGCGAAGAAGGAAACCGACTTCGCGGCCGAGGTTGCTGCCGCAGCAGGTCTGTAAGAAGGAGAACGGGCCGGCCTGCAATGGGGCCGGCCTTTTTTTCGCCTTTATCGGAAACGTGATGTTAATCAAGCAGGCGTGAGGGCTGCAACAAAATGGGAAAACCTTATTACAAACGCGTTTTGCTGAAACTTTCCGGAGAGGCTCTTGCCGGCGACCAGGGGTATGGGATAGACCCCCAGACGATTACGGCCATTGCTGCCGAGATCAAAGAGGTTATTGCCACCGGAGCGGAGCTTGCGCTTGTTATCGGTGGCGGGAACATCTTTCGTGGGCTTGCAGCTTCATCCAAGGGAATGGATCGGGCCAGCGCCGACTACATGGGGATGCTGGCCACCATGATCAACTCCCTGGCCATGCAGGATGCTCTGGAAAAAATCGGAGTTGATACCAGGGTACAGTCGGCAATTGCGATGCAGGAGGTTGCCGAACCGTACATCCGGCGCAGGGCCATGCGCCATCTTGAAAAGGGAAGAATCGTGATCTTTGGGGCAGGTACCGGTAACCCCTATTTCACGACCGATACGGCAGCCAGCTTGCGTGCCATGGAGATCGGGGCCGATGTGATTCTCAAGGGGACCAAGGTCGACGGCGTCTATTCGGCTGATCCCAAAAAGGATCCGACTGCCCAGAAATACCCGCAGCTTACATACCTGGAAGTTCTCAAAAAGGGTCTTCAGGTTATGGATGCGACCGCCACCTCGCTCTGCATGGACAACAATCTTCCCATAATAGTTTTCGACATCACGGAGTATGGCAATATCAAGAAAGTGGTGTGTGGAGAAGAGATCGGCACCGTTGTGAAAGGAGAATAGCATGACGAAAGATGTCATTGCCGACATGAAGGCACATATGGACAAATCCGTCGATTCGCTCCGCCGCGAGTACCAGAAGGTGCGCACCGGCAGGGCTACTACCGGCCTTCTGGATGATATCAAGGTTGAATATTACGGGAACCCGTCGCCGCTCAATCAGGTCGCGACCCTGTCGATACCCGAGCCGAGGACGATAACCATTCAGCCATGGGAAGCCAAGTTGATTCCGGTGATCGAAAAAGCGATCATGAACGCGAACCTCGGCTTTACCCCGGCCAACGACGGCAAGACCATCCGTATTACGCTTCCGGCTCTTACCGAAGAGCGCCGGAAAGAAATCGTAAAGTCCCTTAAGAAGATGGCTGAAGATGCAAAGGTTGCCGTCCGTAACATCCGTCGTGACGGCATCGACAGCCTTAAAAAACTGGAGAAGGACAAGCAGATTTCCGAAGATGACCTGAAGCGTGCCGAGAAGGATGTGCAGGACGTGACCAACGCATGCGTGGCCAAGATTGATGAAGTCCTTGCCCACAAAGAGAAAGAGGTTCTTGAGGTCTGATGTAGCGTAGATATAGAATGTGAAAGGCTTTTCCGCTTTTTTGCTTGCGCGCTAGGTGCTTTTGTGTTTAAATCTCCTTTAACCCCTCAATTAAAGGGGATTTTTTGTTTCTGGATATACTATGTACGGTCTCTCACACGATAAACTTCCTCGTCACCTTGCTGTCATTATGGATGGAAACGGCAGGTGGGCACAGGAACGGATGCTAAAGAGGATACTCGGCCACCAGAGGGGGGTCGAGACGGTGCGGGTTATTGTTGAGGAATGTTCGCGTCTCGGTATCAAGTATCTAACACTCTTTGCTTTTTCCGCCGAGAACTGGCTTCGCCCCAAAACCGAGGTGAAAGCCCTCATGTCTCTCCTCAAGAAATACATCCGGATAGAAACCTCCCGGATGATTGAGAGCAATATCCGGTTCAACGTGATTGGTGCCCGGGAGGAACTTCCGCCCGATGTCGATCAGCTTGTGCAGGAAGCCATTGAACGGACTGCCGGCAATACCGGCATGGTGCTCACGCTTGCACTTTCATACGGTGCGCGGCAGGAGATAATAAACGCTTCCGAGCGTATTGCCGCAGATTTGGCTTCTGGGCGCCTTGCCGTTGCCGATATAAACGAGAAGGTTTTTTCGTCGTACCTGTTTACTGCGGGGATGCCCGATCCTGATTTTCTTATCAGGACGAGTGGCGAGATGCGCATCAGTAATTTCCTTCTCTGGCAGCTTGCCTACACCGAACTTTACTTTACCGATGTCAACTGGCCTGAGTTCTCTGCTCAGGAGCTTCATCGCGCTCTGCACGATTATCAGTCCCGCGAGCGGCGTTTCGGCCGCACGAGTGCCCAGCTGCAGAACAGGAGCTGACCATCAAGCGTCTACTGACCGGGGCAATTGCCCTCCCGCTGCTGATACTGTTCATCCTTAAGGCTGGTGTAATTTCTTTCACTTGCTTTGTCAGCCTTGTTGCGCTGCTGGGTCTGGGGGAGTATTACCGGATGGCGCTTCCGGAACGGAAGATTCCCGGTTTTGTTGCTTCCCTGGCCGGCGCTCTCGCCATGTTTCTCTTTGTCAGCCCCGATTTTCTTCAGCGCTTCATTCCCCGTGACGGAGGCAATGGAGTGCTGTTTCTGCCCCTCACCGTTGTATTCCTTGCCGTCGCGATTTATCTGCTCTTCAGCATCAGGGACATCAGACAGAGTGCAGCCGAGGCGGCGCTGTTCTGGTTCGGGTTCGCATACGTGCCGCTGCTTCTTTCCCACCTGGTTCTGTTAAGGGGGCTCCCCAACGGGATCGAGTGGGTCTTTTTGATGCTGCTCATCGTCATGTCCGGCGATACGGCTGCATACTACGTCGGCAGCAGTATTGGAAAGCGCAAGCTCTATCCGATAGTGAGCCCCAACAAGAGTGTCGAAGGAGCTGTTGGCGGCCTATGCGGGAGCCTTGCTGGTACTTTGATAGCGAAGTTCACGTTCTTCCCTGAACTCACCGGTGTCGACTGTGTGGTTACAGCCCTTGTCGTCGGAGCTTGCGGGCAGATCGGTGACCTGTTCGAATCGCTTCTCAAGCGCAGTTTCGGTGTTAAGGATTCCGGAGTGATCATTCCCGGTCACGGTGGTATTCTGGATCGGCTCGACAGTATTCTCTTCGCTGCCCCTGCGCTTTATTACTACGCCTATCTGGTAGTCATCGTCCGATAAGCTTCCTGAAGAGGGACAATGAAAAAGCTCACTATTCTTGGTTCTACAGGTTCCATTGGTGTCAGTACTCTGGAGGTTGTTTCCGCGTACAGGGATCGCTTCCAGGTGGTTGCCCTTACGGCGGGCTCCAACCTGGAGCTTCTCAAACAGCAGATCGAGGCATTTCGCCCCGGCCTGGTCAGCGTGCTGAACGCCGATCTTGCCATGCAGTTGGACCGTATGCTTACGGGGCCGAAACCGGAGATCCATCATGGGGTTCCCGGCCTGATTGCCGCAGCCACAGCCGGAGAGAGCGATGTCGTCGTTGCCGCCATTGTCGGTGCGGCCGGCCTGGTGCCGACTGCCGCCGCCATCAGGGCCGGCAAGGATATCGCCCTGGCCAACAAGGAGACGCTGGTCACTGCAGGCCGCATTATCATGGACCTCGTCAAGGAGAAGGGGGTCGGGCTCTATCCAGTAGACAGCGAGCACTCGGCGGTATTTCAATCCCTTGAAGGGCAAAGCAGGAAGGACGTAAAGCGGATTATCCTGACTGCGTCCGGGGGGCCTTTCCTGAATCTGCCCCTTGAAAACCTCCTGCGCGTATCGATTGCCGACGCTCTTAATCACCCAAACTGGAGCATGGGGCAAAAGATTACCATCGATTCAGCAACCATGATGAACAAGGGGCTGGAGGTAATCGAAGCCCGCTGGCTCTTCGATACGCCGGCTGAGCGTATTGCCGTCAATATTCACCCCCAGAGCATTATTCACTCCATGGTCGAATATGCGGATGGCTGCGTCATGGCGCAGTTGGGAGTTCCCGACATGAAGGCGCCCATTGCCTATGCATTGACTTATCCCGAGCGGATACCGACTGGGGTTAAACCTCTTGATCTGACGGCATTGTCCGGGCTAACCTTTATGGCTCCTGATTACCGGCGTTTTCCGGCCTTGAAATTGGCCTATGACGCATTAGCTGCCGGAGAGAGCATGCCTGCGGTTATGAACGCCGCCAACGAGGTTGCTGTCGAGGCCTTCCTTAAGGGGAAAATCGGTTTCACCGACATAGCCACATCCATTGCTCGAACCATGGATAATCATGAGCCACGGTCCATTGCCACCGTTGAGGATGTTCTGTCGTTTGACTTGTGGGCAAGGGGCAAGACCAGGGAACTCCTTGGGTTATCCTGAGTCACATCCGTAACCAATTTAGAGGCACCAGATGACCAGCATTGTTTCGGCAATTATTGTTCTTGGGATTCTCATTTTCGTTCACGAGTTGGGTCACTTCATCTTCGCCAAGCTATTCGGCGTTGGAGTTGAGAAGTTTTCCCTCGGGTTCGGGCCTAAACTCATCGGCAAGAAGATAGGAGAGACCGAGTATCTTCTCTCCGCGTTCCCCCTTGGGGGATATGTGAAAATGGTGGGCGAGGGTGGGGAGGGGGAAATCCCGGAAGAGGAGAAAGCCCGTTCCTTCGCAGAAAAATCACCACTGCGGAGAATCGGCATCGTTGTTGCCGGTCCCGGTTTCAATCTGATCTTTGCCTGGTTTCTTTTCATCGTCATTTTTATGCTCGGTGTCCCGTCGGCAACTACCAAGGTTGGCGAGGTTGTAAAGGATAAGCCCGCTGCCCGGGCGGGTATGGTTGCCGGTGACGTGGTCACGGCCGTTAACGGTAAAAAGGTAGCCCGGTGGGA
The nucleotide sequence above comes from Geobacter benzoatilyticus. Encoded proteins:
- the rpsB gene encoding 30S ribosomal protein S2; its protein translation is MSNVTMKELLEAGVHFGHQTKRWNPKMKPYIFGARNGIYIIDLQKTVRLFKNAYSFVRECAQAGETILFVGTKKQAQDAIGEEATRCGMFYVNQRWLGGMLTNFATVKQSIDRLKRLDAMFADGSVEVYTKKEALQLEKERQKLEKTLGGIKGMGKIPGALFVVDPKNETIAISEAKKLGIPVVAVVDTNCDPDPIDYVIPGNDDAIRAIRLLTSKMADAILEGAQARDARLQSDEEEVAAAEAEPEQTEA
- the tsf gene encoding translation elongation factor Ts; the encoded protein is MGITAAQVNELRKATGAGLMDCKKALAETDGDHEKAIDYLRKKGLAAASKKAGRVASEGMVGSYIHAGGKIGVLVEVNCETDFVARNENFQVFVKDIAMHIAAAAPQFVRREEVSAEIVEREKEIYRAKARETGKPENIIEKIIEGQVGKFYSDICLLEQAYVKDPDKTVQQFLNEAIASIGENISIRRFVRYALGEGLAKKETDFAAEVAAAAGL
- the pyrH gene encoding UMP kinase; translated protein: MGKPYYKRVLLKLSGEALAGDQGYGIDPQTITAIAAEIKEVIATGAELALVIGGGNIFRGLAASSKGMDRASADYMGMLATMINSLAMQDALEKIGVDTRVQSAIAMQEVAEPYIRRRAMRHLEKGRIVIFGAGTGNPYFTTDTAASLRAMEIGADVILKGTKVDGVYSADPKKDPTAQKYPQLTYLEVLKKGLQVMDATATSLCMDNNLPIIVFDITEYGNIKKVVCGEEIGTVVKGE
- the frr gene encoding ribosome recycling factor, with product MTKDVIADMKAHMDKSVDSLRREYQKVRTGRATTGLLDDIKVEYYGNPSPLNQVATLSIPEPRTITIQPWEAKLIPVIEKAIMNANLGFTPANDGKTIRITLPALTEERRKEIVKSLKKMAEDAKVAVRNIRRDGIDSLKKLEKDKQISEDDLKRAEKDVQDVTNACVAKIDEVLAHKEKEVLEV
- a CDS encoding isoprenyl transferase; this translates as MYGLSHDKLPRHLAVIMDGNGRWAQERMLKRILGHQRGVETVRVIVEECSRLGIKYLTLFAFSAENWLRPKTEVKALMSLLKKYIRIETSRMIESNIRFNVIGAREELPPDVDQLVQEAIERTAGNTGMVLTLALSYGARQEIINASERIAADLASGRLAVADINEKVFSSYLFTAGMPDPDFLIRTSGEMRISNFLLWQLAYTELYFTDVNWPEFSAQELHRALHDYQSRERRFGRTSAQLQNRS
- a CDS encoding phosphatidate cytidylyltransferase — translated: MKRLLTGAIALPLLILFILKAGVISFTCFVSLVALLGLGEYYRMALPERKIPGFVASLAGALAMFLFVSPDFLQRFIPRDGGNGVLFLPLTVVFLAVAIYLLFSIRDIRQSAAEAALFWFGFAYVPLLLSHLVLLRGLPNGIEWVFLMLLIVMSGDTAAYYVGSSIGKRKLYPIVSPNKSVEGAVGGLCGSLAGTLIAKFTFFPELTGVDCVVTALVVGACGQIGDLFESLLKRSFGVKDSGVIIPGHGGILDRLDSILFAAPALYYYAYLVVIVR
- a CDS encoding 1-deoxy-D-xylulose-5-phosphate reductoisomerase, with the translated sequence MKKLTILGSTGSIGVSTLEVVSAYRDRFQVVALTAGSNLELLKQQIEAFRPGLVSVLNADLAMQLDRMLTGPKPEIHHGVPGLIAAATAGESDVVVAAIVGAAGLVPTAAAIRAGKDIALANKETLVTAGRIIMDLVKEKGVGLYPVDSEHSAVFQSLEGQSRKDVKRIILTASGGPFLNLPLENLLRVSIADALNHPNWSMGQKITIDSATMMNKGLEVIEARWLFDTPAERIAVNIHPQSIIHSMVEYADGCVMAQLGVPDMKAPIAYALTYPERIPTGVKPLDLTALSGLTFMAPDYRRFPALKLAYDALAAGESMPAVMNAANEVAVEAFLKGKIGFTDIATSIARTMDNHEPRSIATVEDVLSFDLWARGKTRELLGLS